One Microcoleus sp. FACHB-672 genomic window, GCAGCTATCTGACACACCACAGCAAGGAGAATCAGAATGGGTAACATCAAATTTGAACAAGAAAACAAGGAAGTGGTTGCAGCAGATGGGGCGAACTTAAGGCTCAAAGCCCTAGAAAATGGCATCGACCTCTACAAAACCTGGGGAAAGATGATGAACTGTGGGGGCTACGGTCAATGCGGCACTTGCTTGGTGGAAATCGTCGAAGGGATGGAAAATGTCTCGCCTCGCACTGAGGTAGAAAATCGCAAATTGAAGAAGAAACCTGAAACTTATCGTTTAGCCTGCCAAACCCTCGTCAATGGGCCGGTCACTGTGAAAACAAAGCCGTGATATTCTAGAATTACGGAATTTTCAGATAACACAGAGGCCGGTTTAATGGAAGTTAATGATTTAGGATTTATTGCGAGTATCCTGTTTGTGCTAGTCCCAGCCGTTTTCCTCTTGATTCTTTACATTCAAACGGCTAGCCGCGAGAGCAAAAGAGGTTCTTAGGAGTTGGCTATAACTGGCTTAAGACAACACAGGCACCCGGATAGTTTTCCGTTGGTGCCTTTGCTGTTTTGAAGTGGATGGGGACTGTGTGCGCTATGCCTCAGCCACACTCCGGGCTAATAACACCGGACAGTTGGCATAAACTCTGACGTAGTCTGACAGAGAATTGCCGAGGAGCCGGTCGAGATCGACAAAGCTTTTCGCAATTGAAGGCCGGCGATCTGGGGAACCGAGCATCAACAGGTCAACATTTGACTCCTCGGCAATGCGGCAAATTTCTTCGCCGGCTTTCCCTTTGGCAGTGAGGCAGCGCGTAGCAACGCCGTACTTTTTCGCCTCAGCCACTGCCGCCGCTAAAACCGGGTCAGCTTCAGGTTTGGCGGTCGGATCGGGGGGGTTGACGTGGGAGAGTACCAATTGCCCTCCTTTGATATCTCGCAGCAAGAATAAAGCCAGCTTTAAGCAATTCTGGGCGGAGTCGGATTTGTTCATCGCCACCATGATGCTTTTGATCCGTTTGACATAAATGTCATCCTTAACCAGGAGCATCGGGCGAGAGGTGAGCTGAAAAACGTACTGACTGACAGAGTTTTCTAAGATCGATTGCAGCCGGCCTAAGCCGCGCGAACCCATGATAATCAGGTCAGCATTGATTTCCTCAGCGATTTCACAAACAGTGGTTTTGGGGTCGCCTTGCTTCAGTCTTGCCGTAACTTTTTTGGGGTCTAAGTTCAAACTCTGAATTGCTTCAGCAAGAATTTTGCCCCCTTCTTCCAGTTTTGCAGCCATTGCGTCGGCGCTGACTTGCTCTGGCACGACGTGCAACACAGTGACGGATGCCTTTTGGATTGAAGGAATTTCCATCAGCATCTTCAGCATCTGTTCGCACAGCCCGCGACCGGCAACGCCTATCAAAATTTTTTCTATCATTGGTTCATCTCCTTAAAATAGCTGGGTGTGTTGAGCATCAGGCTCGGTAATTTC contains:
- a CDS encoding 2Fe-2S iron-sulfur cluster-binding protein, whose amino-acid sequence is MGNIKFEQENKEVVAADGANLRLKALENGIDLYKTWGKMMNCGGYGQCGTCLVEIVEGMENVSPRTEVENRKLKKKPETYRLACQTLVNGPVTVKTKP
- a CDS encoding universal stress protein is translated as MIEKILIGVAGRGLCEQMLKMLMEIPSIQKASVTVLHVVPEQVSADAMAAKLEEGGKILAEAIQSLNLDPKKVTARLKQGDPKTTVCEIAEEINADLIIMGSRGLGRLQSILENSVSQYVFQLTSRPMLLVKDDIYVKRIKSIMVAMNKSDSAQNCLKLALFLLRDIKGGQLVLSHVNPPDPTAKPEADPVLAAAVAEAKKYGVATRCLTAKGKAGEEICRIAEESNVDLLMLGSPDRRPSIAKSFVDLDRLLGNSLSDYVRVYANCPVLLARSVAEA
- the psbM gene encoding photosystem II reaction center protein PsbM, which gives rise to MEVNDLGFIASILFVLVPAVFLLILYIQTASRESKRGS